caatgtttgtaaacaaagtaaaacaATGGATTGTCAGTTCCCGAGGGGTATACTACGGAGCAGGTTGAAGGAGTTAGGAGGTAGCTTATGTCAACTTTGAGTTCAACTAGGTATTACCGTCATACAAGCGTGGCTCATCTTTTAGCCAGGCAAATTTCTATGGcaacgaatccttcagaactCACGGCTAACTCCACTTACCCTGAATGAAATGACTTGAGCCGCGAGTTGAGGACCAGATCCCTCCCTCTGGCAAAGATTGcatcatccccttcatttgaggaTGTCGACTggttaaatattttattaatcaaatgttttttgtgtataaaatgttttggttaaaatatcaaattacacatttagtaatgacagaatgCAATGTAATGACAGAATGCAACTTCACGCAATGTAACACTTTTGTATGACTTAATAACTATTGATAGAATATGACTTAATAACTATTGATAGGACACCAACGACTGCAATAACGATAAGTAATAAAATAACTGTACTTCTAAAAGCCTATTTCACActgctgaatttgcaagataacttttttttcattttggttTCAGCACAATtgaaaatgtggcactgactcgCCCATGGATTGACGTTTCAGCATTGTCTTAATGAAAAGTCTGGTGTTCGGCTAGCCATGTGCGACATGCATGcgcagttacaagcctgctagagttagctACAGCCGGCCGAGCAATATCCACTGTTGTAGTAtggatgaagcctgagctggaatgtgaagctaactgaagctggttagCTTTAGAAAACTCTGAGTAGATCTAACGTGCCTTGTAGGATACCCCTCTGGCATCCAtggctctatgaatttgagagtggttatgtTTCTCCAGCCCATCATTCCGCTTTTTCCTGAAATGGGAGAGGGAACAGGGCCGGATTACAGGACGGGCATTCAGGGCACATGCCCCGGGCCCCCAACCCCCCCTCCAAAACAATTTTATTTTGGGGGTTTTGGGGCCCACCTGGAGGTTGGGGtcccccagatagcatatgatagcaaaatttgtagaattgcaggaaattaagcTGTACAACTGCACCATTTTTTTCTGTCTCATGGTAAAATGTGAACAAAATGATGCGCTGGTTGAATCACGCGCTGGTTGAATCAAGCTTGTTTCCacgttgaaccaacatggaatagatgtTTGAATTGAAGTCTGTGCTCAGTGGAGAGCTATAAAACAGCAaacgtgtagaattgcaggaagtttgctttaaaactgcaacattttatctTAGCCTcaagacaaaatgtgtagaatagcattataAAACTGCAAATGTTTCTCTCTGCGCCATGccaaaatgtgttgaaatgcaggAAGTTAACCGATTTCCAAAAAACAAAAACTGCGGATTGGCCCATTAATGATCACTAAGGCCAGGATGGCCTACACCCGCATAGCTGGGCTGCATGCACTAGATTAAACATAATAGAATGTTAAATTGAACATAAACTGTGCTGTACAGGGTGGGGTTGGGTTCTGACTTCAAAATGCACCTCTGCCTTTTAAATACGTCAGCcattgcttcaagccacacaCCGGCACACCCACCGAACAACGCAAACGTACCTCAATGTCTGTTCAAGAACATGTTGGGGAAACGTGTCATTCAGTACAAGCTGTTCCACAACGTAGCAAACATTCAAGTGAACTGAACGCGCCCCCGGTGTTTTGGCGATGTCGGATGTGTAACTGCATTAGTGCTATCAAATCAGTGAGCGTCTGCTCGTGTAGTTGTCACGGAGCCACACCCGTTCCACTCCCATTAGAAGTTCAAAACGAGAAATAATGACACAAATTGAAAATCATTTCACGAAATAAGGATTTCTATCAGTCTAAAGCGACTCAGTGCATCCCATGGTAGTGTACGCAATAGTCTACCGCACCAGGCTGCTTGTCAAATTGGCTAgatgaccattcttgatacacatgggaaacttttgagtgtgaaaaacccagcagcattgcagttcttgacacaaaccgctgcgcctggcaactactaccataccccgttcaaaggcacttaaatattttcttGCCTCATTCATCCTCTGACTGGCACACatacaaggcttaaaaatcttcctttaacctgtctcatccCCTTCGATTCCccgggtcagtctatgtcatggaacgaGCAGGTGTTATTAATGTTTTGTATGATCAGTAAGTCCTTACTATCATCGTCAGTCAGTTTAAGTGATTTATCACAAAATCCACACTGAACAGACAGAAGCACCATATAAGGTAACAGACTAGAGATTGGTGGGTTTCCCCTAACCCCCATCCCCCCTCTACCATTTTCTGCACATTGTCCCATGACTTCTTCAGTCCTTCGTCTGTCAAGTAATCCTTCATCCCCTCCTTTAACTCATCCTGCGCTTTCGTGTCcagctgtgtgagagagatagagatgaagaTGAAGTGTGGGCCTTGATATACTTGCAGCAGatgagacagatataggggataATGTAGATGTACAGAAGGCTTCTATAATGTAGACTGTACTtgtatatacttttttttaaacactgGTTGTTAATTTAGTGGTAATATAGTGGTAAAACTTTACTAATGACCCTCATTTGGGGTTGTTAAACATCAGTAGGTGAAACTGGATCTTTATGAGTGGCCAGGAGGTTTGTAGATGGATGGTAGACTGGACTCACCTCTTTGTGAAAGATatggaggaccagggttagaGTCACCTCTGTCAAGACCAGGAGCAAAAGGATTACAAAGAactgtgtggagggagggagggagagagagagagggatgggaaagagagagagagagatgggagagagggatgggttagATGTTTAATCCTTTggacctgtgcgtgtgtgtggttttCTGTGTTGTGGTAAGTTGACTTGTAAAGGTATTTAACATGGTTGAGGTGGACCCATGTTTTGTGATGTCATGGGGACTCACCGTCATCAGCAGGCAGCGCTGCTCCTTCAGGGCACCAAGGCAACCCAGGAAGCCTGTCACCATGGTGACGCCTCCAGCGACCAGAAGTAGGTTTGCTGCGGAGAGTGAGGGAAAAGACAGCGGGAGGGAGGAGAACTCGGACTGGGTGAATGATAGCCACACTCCCACTCCAAACAGGCCACACCCTCCcagctacagaggagacaggagacacaaAAGGTGACTTACGGTGAATCTCAATACGTAAAGTGGTAGTTTATTCCTAAATCAAAGTTTGAACCATGTTTTATAGTCCTCAAAAGTCATCTATTTGTCGGACAAACTTAGATTTCCGAGTGAACTGTCAGAGGTAGTTGCCTCCATAGTTAGAAGATAGGACATGGGAAAGGAAGCAAGTTTTTGCATTGGGACTCACCCTGCCTTTTgtgactggtcccagatctgtatgtGTTTACATGTGTAAAAGCACTTACAGATGGGACAAGGCTACCCTGTGTTTTAAGTTGTGCATTTTAAAAGCTAAAACAGAGCAAAATCATCAATGCTGCATGCTTGACCTACATAAGTCGAGATTTGGAGTCTTACTGTTGAGCGTGTTTCCATATGTTCCTACCAACTAACATATGTCCAGAGTTATTGGAGTGTCGTTTTATGTCTTGGTGCCGCCAACCAGAGGCTTTATCATGACcctttttctctttttttaacTCCATGGCCCGTTATGACTTTGCACTTTATGATATCTAGTTCAGAGTTTGTATTCACATCCTAGCGTTGTTAGCCCATACTGTACATTACGTGTGGTGCATGGTGAACTTGTTCCCCAGCCTAAGGTCACGTTCACGTTAATCTGGGATCACAAATATATTCATTTGGGAGACAAATAAATAGACCAAACTTGAACATAATAGAAACAGGACCACAACAAAACTAGAACAAGGTCAGATTGGAATCAGACTAGTTTAAGACCAGAATGTACAATCTCTTATGGTATGTAGAATGGAACAGGCCAGAACAGATCAGAACTGAGCCAGAACAGGACAAGAAGAGAGCTAGAAGAACACCGCAATAGAACCACACAAACAGGACTAGACAAAGACCAGAAACAGATCAGAACTGGAATCGGAGCTTAAAAGCCCAATCTGTGATTTCAAACAGCCTGACCCTCCCGCTTTGTTTGGTAATCTATATTCTTCAAGATTCAAACAATGGGTATAGCGTACTGTATGTCATTTATTTCAATGACTATTGGGCAGCAGAAAATCAtacagattgtgcctttaaaaaaCTGAGGCATGCCAAAGGACAGAGATGGAAAGGTACTGACCCAGAAGATGAGGTTGAAGACGAACATGAGGTATTTCACGCAGCACAGGCACCTCCGAGAGGCTGacatcctgacagagagagaacaaagtatTCTATACACTAATATCAAGTTCAAGCTAATTGGGTTATAACAAGTTCAGGACAAGACTTGAGAAGTTTAATCGACTTAACTCCACTCAAGTATACCTTGGGAATATAGCACATTCGAGGTGTGATTGTGGTGGCAGATGGTTTTGTGCATTGTGGTTAGTTTTGTTGTTAAGGTATTTAATATGGCGTGTCTGtggttagtttgtgtgtgtgtgtgtgtttgtgtgtgtgtggggggggggtggagtcTGTGCCTGTGTTGTAGTGTTCTTAGCCAGCCAGTACAGTTTGTATGGTGGACTTGCTCTCTAGCCTGTGGGTCGGATAAGTCACACAGTCACTGTGGTGGAATCAAGTGACCTGTTCCACACACAGGAAGTCAGTTTGTCAGAGCACAGGAAGGAACCTCCCTTCTCCTGCTGGACTGctaattgtgtgtgtgcttgctaaTTGAACTCATGTGGGGCGGTCGTGGAAGGTTACCATGACCAGCCACAGACAGGATAAACATGACTCATAACACAACTAGAAGTGGAGCTCATTCTAAAGGCATGCTGATGCTAGAGTGCAGAATAGTGTGGTAGAATATACTTAAAAATAACAGAATGAAACAGAGGAGTGCTTCTTTTGTTAATAGATGTACAATAAGTGGCGGTCTTTGAAAATGGGGAAGAATTCTTGATCAAGCGAAACGACATTGATGTTGGCAGTGTGAACAATGCCAAAGTATTTTATGCGTTATTACTTGTTCACCACTTAGAATGGACATAAATGGAGGCAGGcttacagaagaagaagaaaactACTTTGGCTTAAGTTCTGCTGTAAATTATTTTAAATATAAATTATTCAGTCTTAGACAACCAAATTGTCATAAATCAATATACGGCATTACTAGGATTCATGCATACACAGTCAAGGCATACCTGCCATGGCGGAGACttttaacgtgtgtgtgttttaattaaGACTACTGTACCTGTAAGACGGTTGGCTCCACAGGCTTGATATACAAACAAATGAGTAGAAGAATTCCAGGCTAGGAATCCTCTTTTGTTCTCTTGGCTCTTCTTCTTTGTTGAGTTGATTTTATTTCAACTCAATAACATATGTTTGGATTCAGTCCCCTTTGTTCTGTTTTAAATGGTCCTCCAGATTAGAAAGCTACATTTGAGTTTTCCCTCTTTGTCGTCCTCCCCGCCTCGGTATGGATTGTTCTTAGGATAGAATTCCAGTTTCttgcgctctctctttcttttcctcaattcctttctctctgtccactgTAGAATTCTTGTCAACCTTTAGATAAACTGTCCTCCCTTAAATCTTTAACTCAGTTGATACATTTAATAAGTCTATCCCTACATCTAGAGTTTGTTTAtcctttctccctcttttctATTACAATGCAGTTCTTTCTCTTCTCAATAACTTCCAGATGTGACTGTGTTGTTGccgctctctattctctctcgctcgctccccctcctcccctcattaTTTTTGCCGTCCCTCCTCCATCGCCTCTTCCTCCTCACCCCCATCCCCTTACTCACAACatatctctctctcgccctcccttcctctctcacactcattctccctctctaaacAAACATTCTCTGTCAGATTATCCTATTCAGCAGAGAGACATTTAAGGCATTCATTTGCCATAGAAACagttttttctcttccttttcctctgATTCTGTTGTAtgcacccccctccccccaacacacacacacacacacacacacttcctccccTTCCTGAACAAATGGTCGAGGGAGGTTGAGGGGTGTAGTGGAGTTATGACCAggataaaatataacattttggCTTACGTACGTAACATGTCCTACCAAGGACATTGCCTTTACAGTGATCAATCTTAGTAAAAGTGCTTGTTGTTATATCTAGGTTTCATGTGTGATCACATCACATGACATTCCCTGATTTAGCTGTTTGCCTGAAAAACTGTGTTTGATCTCTGCTTGAGGTACCTGTTGTTTTTCTGCTAGATGTTTGCAACAGATGCAACTGAGCAAAACAGACCAATAGAACGGAAGACCTGTGCGTCACCACCACACCAGCTCTTTACTGCAGGTCACATAATTGAACTGTTCTCTGATCATAAAGATAGGGAAAGGGCACAACCTAGTGGCCATAACCGGCAACACATAAAATCAAAGCCTAACTATGGGACAAATCCTAACTTCTACTGAAGTCGAATATTCACttaatcatgcattgatgtcaatgggagactaaGTGAATATTCAACTTCAGTGGAAGTTAAGATTCCTCCCTATGAATTGAGTGCTATTGAGTCAAGCAGTTCCAGAAGTAAAGTGCATTTGCGGAGAGCAAATGATTAAGCAAAAAGTATTCATATTCTGTCACGTTCAACAACTTCATTCTAGCACATTCTCTCCACATCCTAAAACTTTATTAAACTGCAAACAGTTAAGAAAAAACACCATACAAAATACAACTGGTAAAACTTATGGCTATACACACAACCATTAGTTATTTTGATAGAGCACACAATCACAGATCAATACAATGTTAAAGGCCTTTTCAGTAGTACAAAAATATTAGAAACCTTTACAATTATCACATAGAAAAACTTTTTTTAtggaaaaactttttttttaaacggcaGTGGTTAGACAGAATGATGCTCCTCCATTCTGCTCACCTCTTTCACTCTCATTTTCTTTCTTTCcattcccttctcccctctccatctctttttcaCTTTCCCCCTCTCTGTTGCCCCCTCCTACCTTTTTCTCAGAGTTAGATTTTGAAAGGGAAGGAGGAGTCATTTTCTCCAgcccctcctccactccctcatCAATGTACAACAGAGGCTCCTTCTCCTCCCATTTCTCCGCCTCCTTGCTCCCAGCCACTCCAACTGCCCCATCaggcccacccctctctccctcagtctcgtTGGCTATGAATGTGCTTAGCACCACATCTGTTCCAGCCCCCTCTCTCTTGTTATCCTCtgggctccctccctcctccccgccctcaccctcctccctgtccccacCCCCTAGCTTCACTGGCCCCGCCCAGGCATCGTCCTCTGCTCCTTTCTTCCGCTTGGAACTCTTCCCGTTCCGGACGCTGGACCCAAAGTACTCGGTGCGGCACTGCCTCTTTCGTCTGACGCCCAGATATATGCAGTAGACCATTCCCAGGCATATAACCCAGACCAGGAGACCGACGATGATGACCCAGAACAAGCTGAGCGGACTTCGCTCGACCCTGCCCGCCGTAGAGTCTGGATCTGTGGAGGTGTGGGTCGTAGCAGGGGTTGTGAAATGGCTGGGAGTGCTGTTGACTGatggggaggtgggtgcaggggtAAGTCCCTCTGTGTGGCTGTCAGTACTCTCTGAGGCAGTGTGGATAGGTTCAAGTGTAGGAAAGGAGTCCTTGGTCAGACGAGGGGTGGTGTGGAGGGGCCAGACTGGGATAACAGAAGTCAGGTGGTCCTGGGATGTGGTTGGGAGATAAGAGGTGGTAGTCAGGACGTCTTGGGAGAGGATGGGTTTAGGACCAGGTGGAGTGGTCGTATCTACAGGCCCTTCAGTGATCACAGGGGATGGTGTCATCGTCTCAGCCTCTGAAGTAGTAGTTGGTGCATCAGAGGTGGGCTCCTGAATGGTTGTGATCTCAGGGTCTGTTATTACTATAGTGATGGCATCTATGGTAAATACTGGAACAGAAGTTACCGGGGTGATTTCAGTGACAGGCTGTGCTGTAGTGACAATCACAGGAGCAGTCGTTGTCTTGGTGGTGGCCTCAGGTGAAGAGGCTGCCATCGTGCCGTCCTCAGTAGTTGGTGCTGCCATGCTGACATTTTCAGGTATGGGGACATTATCTTGGGCAGGGAGACtgcgtagagagagggagaggagtagagccCCGAGCATCAGTCGTACCCACTCCATACTGGGCAAGAACTGAGAGGGGTCACGGAGGTCAACCGTCACTAAAGGGTTTTGCTGACCTCTCTCAGATTACgtttgtcttcctctctctgagGTGCGTCAGCGACAGCCTTGTGGCTTGAAAGGTATTGGAGGTTTGTTTTACAAGTCTAGAGCAGAAAAATGCACATTCTAGAAAAGAAAAGCAGTATCCGTCATCAGCTACCGGGGTTCTTGGTTTGACTAGGATTAAGTGTCGGGCTTTGATCTTCACTGCTCTCAGATTTTCCCTTTCTTTCAGGCCTTGCTCTTGTTAAAAATCTAAGGTTTGACTGAGTGTTAAGCATTAGAAGTGCATTTACGTAGTCAAACTTTtgttctcttgctgtctctcctgGTTGCTGGGCTTGTGGTTAACTAGGGTGTACTTGTGTGCAAATAGGCCGGAAAGACACaagccttctcttcctctctcgctcttccgTTTTCTCCTCCCCTGCACTTCACTCTACTTTTCTGTATATCAGCTGTCTATTTCAGGTGCAGCGTAAGAGATTGCAGCAATGGTGAACCAAAAAAGTCACGAGACCTATAGAGAAAAGGATAGATTGAAGGGTAAAGGAAGAAATGGAAGAAGGAATGAAGAGGTTATTTTATGCGTACATTCCCACATGTGCTGTATAATACATTTACCTCCTCACAGCATCCACTGTCTGGACCGCTGTAGATGTAAAATGCTTGCTTAGTACACGCCTACAAAATTAAGGAAGTTACCAACACTACTTCATGTTGTTTATTCTTGTCCGCGATGTCACCATCCATTGAAATTTTATTTCTAAATTAGTGTCTAAAAGCAAGTAGGCCTGTCTTAAAAATTATAAATAAATGaagacttaaaaaaaaacatatttaagaaattgaaaaatgtatttaaaaggaATTATGAAGAGATACATTAGGAGGACCCTCTTACTACAAGAGCATGTCAGTAAATGTAACACAAGCCTATGAAAGTTCCTCTGATTGTATTTTTGAAACATCTCTTTCCCTCCTTTTTCTTGTCTCCTTACACAGTCACCGTTACAAAGTCATATTCTGTCTATTATTATCCAGATCAGTGTCTGTTAAGATCA
Above is a window of Salmo salar chromosome ssa03, Ssal_v3.1, whole genome shotgun sequence DNA encoding:
- the tspan4b gene encoding tetraspanin-4 isoform X2, with amino-acid sequence MSASRRCLCCVKYLMFVFNLIFWLGGCGLFGVGVWLSFTQSEFSSLPLSFPSLSAANLLLVAGGVTMVTGFLGCLGALKEQRCLLMTFFVILLLLVLTEVTLTLVLHIFHKELDTKAQDELKEGMKDYLTDEGLKKSWDNVQKMPCYQKARQWLLDNILSVLVFGVCLGIVQILALIFSLLMYCQILRAEKYLD
- the tspan4b gene encoding tetraspanin-4 isoform X1; this translates as MSASRRCLCCVKYLMFVFNLIFWLGGCGLFGVGVWLSFTQSEFSSLPLSFPSLSAANLLLVAGGVTMVTGFLGCLGALKEQRCLLMTFFVILLLLVLTEVTLTLVLHIFHKELDTKAQDELKEGMKDYLTDEGLKKSWDNVQKMFKCCGVTNKTDWYLVINGTLPFSCCSGGMDQCVEGWIEPCYQKARQWLLDNILSVLVFGVCLGIVQILALIFSLLMYCQILRAEKYLD
- the si:ch73-248e21.7 gene encoding uncharacterized protein si:ch73-248e21.7, producing MEWVRLMLGALLLSLSLRSLPAQDNVPIPENVSMAAPTTEDGTMAASSPEATTKTTTAPVIVTTAQPVTEITPVTSVPVFTIDAITIVITDPEITTIQEPTSDAPTTTSEAETMTPSPVITEGPVDTTTPPGPKPILSQDVLTTTSYLPTTSQDHLTSVIPVWPLHTTPRLTKDSFPTLEPIHTASESTDSHTEGLTPAPTSPSVNSTPSHFTTPATTHTSTDPDSTAGRVERSPLSLFWVIIVGLLVWVICLGMVYCIYLGVRRKRQCRTEYFGSSVRNGKSSKRKKGAEDDAWAGPVKLGGGDREEGEGGEEGGSPEDNKREGAGTDVVLSTFIANETEGERGGPDGAVGVAGSKEAEKWEEKEPLLYIDEGVEEGLEKMTPPSLSKSNSEKKVGGGNREGESEKEMERGEGNGKKENESERGEQNGGASFCLTTAV